One region of Pieris rapae chromosome Z, ilPieRapa1.1, whole genome shotgun sequence genomic DNA includes:
- the LOC110998160 gene encoding cytosol aminopeptidase-like has translation MLRFPYSKQCIRLISEFRNHPTDCAYVKPRKLHDPKACVVRDKGLVLGVYYNENVQGEAAILTASAQKYDSETKGRLWKQLKLTPIPRLGDCRIFYDLDPVYAYVVVAGLGTECLAFNKIENLDERKEAIRVAAGVGSNALLKFKPSEIHVESFGNAEAAAEGSNLAVWKFQEYKSPKHEQVVPKCNVELFDDCDFFGWNVGKVKAESQNLARYLQEMPPNILTPTSFAKLAVDLLCELDINVDVKTKGWAASHEMGGFVAIGKSSIQPPLYVEISYYGADECSRPIVLIGKGVTFDSGSLDLKPRKELQFMKGDMAGAACVLAITRAAALLKLPINIRGILPLCELMPNGKSPKFGDVVYCANGKSIHIRLPSREGRLLVADSLVYARNYWPKFVLDIGTMSKELVHTLGEAACGCYSNSEELYKYIENASSQTGDRIWRMPLWKFYEERIKDCNIADVANTARHIYGDSPNCAAFLKQFICDGKWVHLDTYNVAFTRGHDFPYLNRGMTGRPTRTVIELICQMLSDSKL, from the coding sequence atgttaaggTTTCCATACAGTAAACAGTGCATCCGACTAATATCAGAATTCCGGAATCATCCCACAGACTGTGCCTATGTTAAGCCTAGAAAACTACATGATCCTAAAGCTTGTGTTGTCCGAGACAAGGGGCTTGTTCTTGgtgtatattataatgaaaacgtTCAAGGAGAAGCTGCAATATTAACAGCAAGTGCTCAAAAATATGATAGTGAAACAAAGGGAAGATTATGGAAACAACTTAAATTAACACCGATACCGAGATTAGGTGACTgtagaatattttatgatttagaTCCAGTTTATGCTTATGTAGTTGTAGCTGGATTAGGTACTGAATGTTtagcatttaataaaattgaaaatctcGATGAAAGAAAAGAAGCAATTCGAGTGGCCGCGGGCGTTGGTTCTAATGCTCTTTTAAAGTTTAAGCCATCAGAAATTCACGTAGAGTCGTTTGGAAACGCCGAAGCTGCAGCAGAAGGCTCTAATCTAGCAGTGTGGAAGTTTCAGGAATATAAATCACCTAAACATGAACAAgttgtacctaaatgtaatGTAGAATTATTTGACGACTGTGACTTTTTTGGTTGGAATGTTGGAAAAGTAAAAGCGGAATCACAAAATTTAGCTAGGTACCTTCAAGAGATGCCACCTAATATATTAACGCCAACATCATTTGCTAAATTAGCTGTAGATTTATTATGCGAATTAGATATTAATGTGGATGTAAAAACAAAAGGTTGGGCTGCAAGTCACGAAATGGGTGGGTTTGTTGCTATAGGCAAGTCTTCGATTCAACCTCCACTATACGTTGAAATCAGTTACTATGGCGCCGATGAGTGCAGTCGGCCAATAGTTTTGATTGGAAAAGGAGTCACCTTTGACAGCGGAAGCCTAGACCTAAAGCCTCGAAaagaattacaatttatgaaaggAGATATGGCTGGAGCTGCCTGTGTTCTTGCAATTACAAGAGCAGCTGCGTTGTTAAAGTTACCTATCAATATTCGAGGGATTTTGCCGTTGTGTGAATTAATGCCTAACGGAAAAAGTCCAAAATTTGGCGATGTAGTTTATTGTGCGAACGGAAAGTCAATTCATATACGACTTCCATCTCGAGAAGGTCGTCTATTAGTTGCGGATAGTCTGGTATACGCCAGAAATTACTGGCctaaatttgttttagataTCGGTACAATGTCAAAAGAGTTGGTGCACACATTGGGAGAAGCTGCGTGCGGTTGCTACTCCAACTCGGAAGAGCTTTACAAGTATATCGAGAACGCAAGTAGTCAAACGGGTGATAGAATTTGGCGTATGCCTTTATGGAAATTTTATGAAGAACGTATAAAGGACTGCAACATAGCAGATGTAGCAAACACAGCTCGGCACATCTATGGTGATTCACCCAATTGTGCTgcgtttttaaaacaatttatttgcgATGGCAAATGGGTACATTTAGACACATACAATGTCGCCTTTACTAGAGGTCACGACTTTCCCTATCTTAACCGGGGCATGACCGGACGTCCGACTCGCACTGTCATAGAGCTCATTTGTCaaatgttgtccgattctaagttataa
- the LOC110998159 gene encoding titin homolog codes for MGNQHSTSHAGLKPKKNVHWKTAGRPAIPGKPDVIPIPSDEEPNAITLRWRPPVHDGGAPLRGYQVECNRLGSADWVRTSPPVVLRPELVLSGLEPPHRYQFRVAAVNGVGRSDFSELSDVLTVSSDRIQNEPPLFLQQLDDVIALENDKTEFRVSFVGIPTPTIAWFKDDYEIFSSRRTAISTTESTSVLIFHQTLPSDEGEIKCTATNRLGHTVTKARLTLEAAPKLRYPRQYEDGLLYEINETVYLKTTIVGKPSPSVEWRHDGQPIVPDKRVEITNTPKFSMLKIHSARRSDRGEYQVHAKNSIGEDTAAFLVTITAPPDPPQRVTVTRQVDKSVTLDWEAPEDDGGCRIGNYVVEYFRTGWNVWLKATTSRKTNVTLFDLIEGSEYKFRVKAESPYGMSAPSAESVPIRIPGRPVDMEFLEVESKIITDVLMRETGDEVPVSPAPRRKRGLVASSPSKPTELENLPSSAASPVPRRRPRSSNRGQSESNEFMLVLYPNTDKSAEKAEKRKSFQLDLEDAISPPPISLSAPELSTRCVMPFKSLRNAVSSTELLHEQAMARFYKAVAMKEEQNKQKDVKINVSTAAAPNVKDTNDTINEQSTEVKLKTPNIFIQTDSIENKHYKFEAEDRQVSQDSNDKWQQMSFEEDYTASTVSTGEEYSDEDAESLIEDIDRQSHYSNDEETYNPRDKIAHQFSLDQSMEEVEDESAEELVKPLPLPDPNFVPKPILKHREEVFPNSDKTAPKSEQKVSGKEKSKKEEKMTIFKKITKMPVQKPFGLPKILNRRDTENIKKIITTEQIKAPTVIEKVDDKLDDEGKTVIDYYGNIVKEYGSHKRPQTPLLLNTEDLKQEAEKQMNDLKKERIAEQPTTTSSTRVVTRNNIKGKKKPAIKKIQQKTNENIGPQQNPRQEQKTSTVLVKQQKIPPTEKENFKNVDNAKVILRTTERATIFIPIDYQKLEQKAKRNVRSVIDYTVDLCLLILAFWVYFFKDERLAIPLLILIIYRQLQETVLFDIPQMVSHYYPSWLMKKAS; via the exons ATGGGCAACCAACACTCCACCTCGCACGCAGGCCTCAAACCCAAGAAAAACGTCCACTGGAAGACAGCAG GGCGCCCGGCCATACCGGGAAAACCGGATGTGATACCAATACCATCAGATGAAGAGCCAAATGCAATCACTCTTCGGTGGCGCCCGCCGGTTCACGACGGCGGCGCACCGCTACGAGGCTATCAGGTCGAATGTAATCGACTCGGTTCAGCGGACTGGGTGCGGACTTCTCCTCCCGTAGTTCTACGACCAGAATTAGTATTATCCGGTCTAGAACCACCGCATCGATATCAGTTTCGCGTAGCCGCTGTTAATGGAGTCGGCCGCTCAGACTTTAGCGAATTATCTGACGTACTAACCGTCAGTTCTGACCGAATTCAAAACGAACCACCCTTGTTCCTCCAGCAGTTAGATGATGTTATAGCATTAGAAAACGATAAAACAGAGTTTCGTGTATCTTTCGTCGGCATTCCCACTCCAACGATAGCTTGGTTTAAAGACGATTACGAAATATTTAGCAGTAGACGAACTGCTATTTCCACAACTGAGTCCACCAGTGTTCTGATTTTTCATCAAACTCTCCCTAGTGATGAAGGTGAAATTAAATGTACAGCTACAAACCGCTTAGGTCACACCGTCACCAAAGCACGACTAACTCTAGAAGCGGCCCCTAAATTACGATATCCACGGCAGTACGAAGATGGATTACTTTACGAAATTAATGAAACAGTGTATTTGAAAACAACAATTGTTGGAAAACCTTCTCCTAGCGTAGAATGGCGACATGATGGCCAACCAATAGTTCCCGATAAGCGTGTGGAAATTACGAATACCCCAAAGTtttcaatgttaaaaatacattctGCACGACGCAGTGATCGGGGTGAATATCAAGTACATGCAAAGAATAGTATAGGTGAAGACACGGCTGCATTTTTAGTAACAATCACTGCACCTCCAGATCCTCCTCAACGGGTTACTGTTACGAGACAAGTTGATAAATCCGTGACATTGGACTGGGAGGCCCCGGAAGACGACGGCGGTTGTCGTATAGGCAATTATGTGGTGGAGTATTTTCGAACTGGTTGGAACGTTTGGTTAAAAGCAACAACAAGTCGTAAAACAAACGTAACCCTGTTTGATCTAATCGAAGGaagtgaatataaatttagagtAAAAGCAGAAAGTCCATATGGCATGAGTGCACCAAGTGCTGAATCTGTACCCATCCGAATACCAGGTAGACCCGTGGATATGGAATTCTTAGAAGTAGAATCGAAAATAATTACCGATGTACTTATGCGTGAAACTGGTGATGAAGTTCCTGTTTCTCCAGCGCCACGGCGAAAGCGCGGTCTTGTAGCCTCGTCGCCTTCAAAACCGActgaattagaaaatttaccGTCTTCTGCAGCATCACCTGTACCACGTCGTAGGCCTCGCAGTTCTAATCGCGGTCAGTCGGAAAGCAATGAATTTATGCTGGTACTTTATCCAAATACCGACAAGTCAGCGGAAAAAGCTG aaaaaagaaaatcttttcaaCTCGACCTGGAAGACGCTATATCGCCGCCGCCTATTTCTTTGTCTGCCCCCGAACTAAGCACTCGCTGTGTGATGCCATTCAAATCATTAAGAAACGCGGTGAGTTCCACAGAACTTTTACACGAACAAGCTATGGCGCGATTTTATAAAGCTGTGGCTATGAAAGAAGAGCAAAACAAACAGAAAGACGTTAAAATTAACGTTTCAACTGCAGCAGCTCCCAATGTTAAAGATACGAACGATACAATAAATGAACAAAGTAcggaagttaaattaaaaacgccaaacatattcatacaaactgactctattgaaaataaacattataaatttgaGGCGGAAGACAGACAAGTATCTCAAGACTCAAACGATAAATGGCAACAGATGTCATTTGAAGAAGACTATACGGCAAGCACCGTTTCAACAGGTGAAGAATATTCAGATGAAGATGCTGAGAGCCTCATCGAAGACATAGACAGACAAAGTCACTATTCAAATGATGAAGAAACATATAATCCTAGAGATAAAATTGCACACCAGTTCTCTCTGGATCAATCTATGGAAGAAGTTGAAGACGAGTCGGCAGAAGAATTAGTTAAACCGTTACCCCTTCCTGATCCAAATTTTGTTCCGAAACCTATACTTAAACACAGAGAGGAAGTCTTTCCAAATAGTGACAAAACTGCGCCAAAATCTGAGCAAAAAGTGAGCggaaaagaaaaatctaaaaaagaagaaaaaatgacgatttttaaaaaaataacaaaaatgccCGTGCAGAAGCCGTTTGGtttaccaaaaatattaaatagaagggacactgagaatataaaaaagatcatTACAACAGAGCAAATTAAAGCTCCGACTGTGATTGAAAAAGTGGATGACAAATTAGATGATGAGGGAAAAACAGTTATTGACTATTACGGAAACATCGTGAAAGAGTATGGTAGTCATAAGAGACCTCAGACTCCTCTTTTACTTAACACTGAGGACCTAAAACAAGAAGCTGAAAAGCAAATGAACgatttaaagaaagaaagaattgCGGAGCAACCAACTACAACGTCATCCACTAGAGTAGTCACaagaaataacattaaaggaaagaaaaaaccggctattaaaaaaatacaacaaaaaaccAATGAAAATATAGGACCACAACAAAATCCGAGGCAAGAACAAAAAACTTCAACAGTTTTagtaaaacaacaaaaaataccaccaactgaaaaagaaaattttaaaaatgtagatAATGCGAAAGTTATATTAAGAACAACAGAACGGGCGACTATTTTTATACCAATTGACTATCAAAAACTTGAACAAAAGGCAAAGAGAAATGTTAGATCAGTTATTGACTACACTGttgatttatgtttattaatattagcatTTTgggtatatttctttaaagatGAACGCCTTGCAATTCCTTTACtgattcttattatatatagacagTTACAAGAGACTGTGCTTTTTGATATCCCTCAAATGGTAAGCCATTACTATCCTAGCTGGCTTATGAAAAAGGCTTCTTGA
- the LOC110998157 gene encoding glycosyltransferase 25 family member translates to MFTRIIKSVLCITVILNIVTICNGTIQYLKPSEKWPTIVITSLVRNKENALPYFLSCLQKIDYPKDRIIIWFYSDYNSDNSDNILKEWISSHSSEYHEIHISTNTTTALLHPDQETITHWSALRYQHVIQLREKALNFARNVWADYLFMLDADVLLSEPLTLKLLINKDLAITAPMLISDGAYSNFWCGMDEFYYYKRTEEYRPILKRKEIGCFKVPMVHSAVLINLKSKDSDLLTYVPRNIKDYDGPEDDIIAFAVGARKNGIPMHICNEHIYGFVPVPLEKDNDDDDKEEMLNVKMEALGNEVYLPLDKNLAKYVHYPKTTELNCTQIFMINLERRKKRRDLMNASFVELGIVSKWFKAIDGKSLTKEDIIKKYNIKLLPNYEDPYHKRPMKAGEIGCFLSHYFIWKKIVENHYNTTLILEDDIHFVPYFKEKFLTVLQEIRQIDWDLLYIGRKILLDDEEPFVTEHTVKPKYSYWTLGYVLRESGAKKLLAADPLSKLLPVDEYLPIMFDQHPTTQWVEHFPIRDLKALSAAPLLVHPTHYTGEDGYISDTEDSIIMDPKVERTDL, encoded by the exons atgtttacacgGATTATTAAAAGTGTGTTAtgtattactgttattttaaatatagtaactATTTGCAATGGAACTATTCAGTACCTAAAACCTAGTGAAAAATGGCCTACTATTGTTATAACAAGTCTTGTTCGCAACAAAGAAAATGCTTTGCCCTATTTCTTATCCTGCTTACAAAAAATTGATTATCCTAAAGATAGAATTATAATATg gTTCTATAGTGACTATAATTCAGATAACAGTGATAATATTCTGAAGGAGTGGATCAGTTCACATTCTTCAGAGTATcatgaaatacatatttctacCAATACAACCACAGCTTTATTACATCCTGATCAAGAAACAATAACACATTGGAGTGCATTGAGATATCAACATGTAATACAACTGAGAGAAAAAGCCCTTAATTTTGCAAGGAATGTGTGGGCTgactatttattt atGCTGGATGCAGATGTTCTATTGTCGGAACcattaacattaaaacttcttataaataaagactTAGCTATCACAGCACCTATGCTTATATCAGATGGAGcttattcaaatttttg GTGTGGTATGGACgaattctattattataaaagaactGAAGAATACAGACCAATATTGAAACGTAAGGAAATTGGATGTTTCAAAGTTCCTATGGTTCACTCAGCTGTTTTAATCAATTTGAAATCCAAAGATTCTGACTTGCTTACTTATGTGCcaagaaatataaaagattatGATGGCCCAGAAGATGATATAATTGCATTTGCAGTAGGAGCAAGAAAAAATG GGATCCCCATGCATATATGTAATGAGCATATCTATGGCTTTGTGCCAGTTCCGTTGGAGAAAGATAATGATGACGATGATAAGgaagaaatgttaaatgtcaaaatggAAGCTCTTGGAAATGAAGTATATTTGCCGCTTGATAAAAATCTTGCAAAATATGTGCATTATCCAAAAACAACTGAATTGAATTGTACTCAGATATTCATGATAAATTTGGAAAGAAGGAAAAAAAGACGAGACCTCATGAATGCTAGTTTTGTAGAACTTGGCATAGTTAGCAAATGGTTCAAGGCCATTGATGGGAA GAGTTTAACCAAAGAAGACATAATCaagaagtataatataaagctTTTACCTAACTATGAAGATCCATACCACAAaag gcCAATGAAAGCGGGAGAAATAGGCTGCTTTTTAAGTCATTACTTTATTTGGAAAAAG aTTGTTGAGAATCACTACAATACAACACTTATACTAGAAGACGATATACATTTTGTGCcatattttaaagagaaaTTTCTTACTGTGTTACAAGAAATAAGACAAATTGATTGGGATCTttt GTACATAGGCCGCAAGATACTTCTTGATGATGAAGAACCTTTCGTAACGGAACATACTGTAAAACCCAAGTATTCGTATTGGACACTGGGTTATGTATTGCGGGAAAGTGGGGCAAAGAAATTATTGGCAGCGGATCCATTATCCAAATTATTGCCTGTTGATGAATATTTGCCAATCATGTTTGACCAACATCCTAC taCTCAATGGGTAGAGCATTTCCCGATACGTGATCTAAAAGCATTATCTGCGGCCCCACTATTGGTACATCCAACACACTATACTGGAGAAGATGGCTATATAAGTGACACAGAAGACTCCATCATAATGGACCCTAAAGTTGAAAGGACAGACctgtaa